A genomic region of Papaver somniferum cultivar HN1 chromosome 7, ASM357369v1, whole genome shotgun sequence contains the following coding sequences:
- the LOC113298427 gene encoding exocyst complex component EXO70B1-like: protein MATKTEEGDEKLVAVAQTILKNLGTTENITQDMIFILSKFDDRFSNVFADNSNHKSEIEEQLEISEKVILKWEEMNTNTRQRNCLRWEDSHDEASEYLRAVDDVIRLTEEDLTPCDGELKDRAESLLQQAMARLEDEFRHVLARNTVPLDGDRLSSVSFSRRVSVSFASNEGENQGSETTSVEDGQEGYCEEKEGVDGDEEEGEEEEVEYGDGYLDLINPNAVCDLREIAERMIRSGYEKEWCQVYSSVRRDVLDECLSILGIEKLSIEEVQKIEWRSLDEKMKKWTHAVKNVISVLLPSEKQLIVEICGGSELITEVCFTETTKGCVMQLLNFGEAIIIGRRASEKLFRILDMYDALADVMPGLQALYPNDSGEFLCNEARGILDGLGESARGTLAEFENAVRGETSRKATHGGEIHPLTRYVMNYLKLLVDYSDSLNMLLKSGTEDSDHSGSNNYLKTDDLSPMGHCLLSLISSLESNLQEKSKFYEEGGIQYIFLMNNILYIVQKVKDSELGKLLGDHWVRKRRGQVRQYATSYLRASWSKALSFMKDEGIGGGGSSSSVSKVVLKERFKNFNLCFEDIYRNQSAWKVTDPQLREELRLSISEKVLPAYRSFMGRFRGHLERGRHSGKYIKYTPEDLENYLLDLFEGMPRILQNPRRTLSS, encoded by the coding sequence ATGGCGACGAAAACTGAGGAAGGAGATGAGAAATTAGTAGCAGTAGCACAAACGATCTTGAAAAACTTAGGAACGACAGAGAATATAACCCAAGACATGATATTCATATTGTCCAAATTCGATGATCGATTTTCCAATGTATTCGCTGATAATAGCAATCACAAGAGTGAAATTGAAGAGCAGCTTGAAATCTCCGAGAAAGTGATATTAAAATGGGAAGAAATGAATACGAATACCAGGCAGAGAAACTGTTTAAGATGGGAAGATTCACATGACGAAGCGAGTGAGTATTTAAGAGCGGTAGATGATGTGATTAGGTTAACGGAAGAAGATTTGACTCCATGTGACGGTGAATTGAAAGATCGTGCCGAGAGTTTGTTGCAGCAAGCGATGGCGAGGTTGGAAGATGAATTTAGGCATGTTTTGGCTAGGAATACTGTTCCACTGGATGGGGATAGGTTGAGTAGTGTGTCGTTTTCTAGGAGGGTTTCTgtttcttttgcttcaaatgaagGGGAGAATCAGGGTTCTGAGACGACGTCTGTTGAGGATGGACAGGAGGGGTATTGTGAGGAGAAGGAGGGAGTGGATGGCGATGAGGAGGAGGGTGAGGAAGAAGAAGTAGAATACGGGGATGGTTATCTTGATTTGATTAATCCGAATGCTGTTTGTGATCTGAGGGAGATTGCGGAAAGGATGATTAGGTCTGGGTATGAGAAAGAGTGGTGCCAGGTTTATAGTAGTGTTCGCCGTGATGTTTTAGATGAATGTTTATCGATTCTTGGTATTGAGAAGTTAAGTATTGAAGAAGTGCAGAAGATTGAGTGGAGGTCATTagatgagaaaatgaagaagtgGACACATGCTGTGAAAAATGTGATTAGTGTTCTTTTGCCTAGTGAGAAACAGCTTATTGTTGAAATTTGCGGTGGGTCAGAATTAATCACTGAGGTTTGCTTTACTGAGACCACAAAGGGATGTGTGATGCAGTTGTTGAATTTCGGTGAGGCGATTATAATTGGACGGCGTGCATCAGAGAAGCTCTTTCGTATACTTGACATGTATGATGCGCTGGCTGATGTGATGCCGGGTTTGCAAGCATTATATCCTAATGATTCTGGTGAATTTTTGTGCAATGAAGCACGAGGAATTCTGGATGGACTTGGTGAGTCAGCAAGAGGAACACTAGCTGAATTTGAGAATGCTGTTCGGGGTGAGACGTCTAGGAAGGCAACCCATGGTGGTGAAATCCATCCGCTGACACGTTATGTGATGAATTACTTGAAGTTACTTGTTGATTATAGTGATTCATTGAATATGCTCTTAAAAAGTGGCACAGAAGATTCGGATCATTCGGGAAGTAATAATTATTTGAAGACGGATGACTTGTCTCCAATGGGCCATTGTTTGCTGTCGTTGATCTCATCTCTTGAGTCGAATCTTCAAGAGAAATCAAAGTTCTACGAGGAAGGTGGGATACAATATATATTTTTGATGAATAACATCCTTTACATTGTTCAGAAAGTTAAAGATTCCGAGCTCGGGAAGCTTTTGGGTGATCACTGGGTTCGCAAACGCCGAGGTCAAGTTCGTCAATATGCAACTAGTTATCTGAGAGCTTCTTGGAGCAAGGCCTTGTCTTTTATGAAGGATGAAGGAATCGGTGGTGGTGGGAGCTCAAGCAGTGTATCAAAAGTCGTTCTTAAGGAACGGTTTAAGAATTTTAATTTATGCTTTGAAGATATTTATAGGAATCAATCAGCTTGGAAGGTCACAGATCCTCAACTTCGTGAAGAGCTACGGTTATCTATCTCGGAGAAAGTTCTTCCAGCATACCGTTCATTTATGGGGAGATTTAGGGGCCATCTTGAGCGCGGGCGTCATTCCGGGAAGTACATAAAATACACTCCGGAGGATTTAGAGAATTATCTTTTAGATTTGTTTGAAGGAATGCCACGAATTCTGCAAAATCCAAGGAGAACACTAAGTTCTTAG
- the LOC113298428 gene encoding uncharacterized protein LOC113298428: MSKLTLEFPHMDKHKTDLKMLENMLHSRLGLAEEEIVHLYYTPDDPCLPVSLVTNDDFIKFWDNSVADDKDFIHLVMTTTNSKFEDDDFLNDAMEPPAITIDYETPKKIWKMNKKPVSKEKPKSPRRSPRFQASSKVQNSDQQGPSRKLCFVDLLNIVENMSCLSEASRVGTNTTQGSSQPSQEKFNHDYWVNITQGSSVDNEATVHEDEDNVQIENTDLDECNPVEDPDAPLIFDSDEDNEIGYDEYVKSYKVPDYNEESSSSEDEDGSGTEIEDKDGGDPEVEVKDNGGPQVEIDKAGGKPGWHNRYQPDINNIGEDDDPSLFPEEDEIPQVNPDKMLVKYAFHNKKQFKKHLKRFSVKNNWQFKCKKSCSKQVRAHCRFKDDYDCKWCVYASRVDNESTFVVRSVNLEHTKKVLIGLLTLNL; the protein is encoded by the exons ATGAGTAAGTTAACATTGGAATTCCCTCACATGGACAAACATAAAACAGATTTGAAGATGTTGGAGAACATGTTGCATTCAAGGTTGGGTCTGGCTGAAGAAGAAATAGTGCACTTATATTACACACCTGATGATCCATGTTTGCCAGTATCTTTGGTAACAAATGATGACTTCATTAAGTTTTGGGACAATTCTGTAGCTGATGATAAAGATTTTATACATCTTGTGATGACTACAACTAACTCTAAATTTGAAGATGATGACTTCTTGAATGATGCAATGGAACCTCCAGCGATAACAATTGATTATGAGACACCAAAGAAGATTTGGAAGATGAATAAGAAGCCAGTttcaaaggaaaagccaaagtcACCTAGGAGGTCACCAAGGTTTCAAGCCTCTTCTAAAGTGCAAAACTCAGATCAACAAGGACCATCAAGGAAATTATGTTTTGTGGATTTGTTAAATATAGTGGAGAATATGTCATGTTTGAGTGAAGCTAGTAGAGTAGGAACTAATACAACACAAGGTAGCAGTCAACCTAGTCAAGAGAAGTTTAATCATGATTACTGGGTTAATATAACACAAGGAAGTAGTGTGGACAATGAAGCAACTGTACATGAAGATGAGGACAATGTGCAGATAGAGAACACTGATTTAGATGAGTGTAACCCAGTTGAAGATCCAGATGCCCCTTTAATCTTTGATAGTGATGAAGACAATGAGATTGGTTATGATGAATATGTAAAGTCATATAAAGTACCAGATTACAATGAGGAATCAAGTAGCAGTGAAG ATGAAGATGGTAGTGGTACTGAAATTGAAGACAAAGATGGTGGTGATCCTGAAGTTGAAGTTAAAGATAATGGTGGTCCTCAAGTAGAGATTGATAAAGCTGGTGGTAAACCAGGTTGGCACAATAGATACCAACCAGATATCAACAACATTGGTGAGGATGATGATCCATCTTTATTCCCTGAAGAAGATGAAATACCACAAGTGAACCCTGATAAGATGTTGGTAAAGTATgcttttcataacaaaaaacaattTAAAAAGCATCTTAAAAGATTTTCTGTCAAAAATAATTGGCAGTTCAAATGTAAAAAGAGTTGTTCTAAGCAAGTTAGGGCTCATTGTAGGTTTAAAGATGACTATGATTGTAAGTGGTGTGTATATGCTAGTAGAGTTGATAATGAGTCAACTTTTGTTGTTAGAAGTGTAAACTTGGAACACACAAAAAAGGTTTTAATAGGTCTGCTGACCCTGAACTTATAA
- the LOC113295228 gene encoding protein MAINTENANCE OF MERISTEMS-like produces MVAIESTVGEVEEVIGLVKSTGLLIAVENLVVGYNKPFVSAFAERFYGETNTFYLLVGEMTINSNDAKLITELSIEGKSANHKNYGQELERDKIYAFTKNVLQWDEEATKSEMLVGKAKQRIFHLAGLRYQFMGTKNLRAQGKEVTKERIFASTNAYVLYILGSVIFHSARASTNFIQLLQPFDKIHEYSWGSAILAHSLNELRKDSRDRRNQIGGNMAHLQV; encoded by the coding sequence ATGGTAGCAATAGAATCAACCGTAGGAGAAGTTGAGGAAGTAATCGGTCTAGTCAAATCTACGGGGTTGTTGATTGCGGTCGAAAATTTGGTTGTTGGTTACAACAAACCTTTTGTTTCCGCATTCGCCGAGAGATTTTACGGGGAAACAAATACTTTCTATCTCCTGGTTGGCGAAATGACGATAAATTCAAATGATGCGAAGTTGATTACCGAGCTAAGCATAGAAGGTAAAAGCGCGAATCACAAAAACTACGGGCAAGAGCTTGAGAGGGACAAGATTTACGCGTTCACCAAGAATGTGCTCCAATGGGATGAGGAGGCGACCAAGTCAGAGATGCTAGTAGGTAAAGCAAagcagaggatattccatctcGCGGGCTTGAGGTACCAATTCATGGGAACAAAGAATCTTCGTGCACAGGGGAAAGAGGTGACCAAGGAACGTATCTTCGCTTCGACCAATGCATATGTCCTCTACATCCTGGGATCTGTTATCTTCCACAGTGCCCGTGCGAGCACCAACTTTATTCAACTGTTGCAACCATTTGACAAGATTCACGAATACTCTTGGGGATctgccatccttgcacactcgttgaacGAATTGAGAAAGGATTCTAGAGATCGAAGGAACCAAATCGGAGGGAATATGGCTCATCTGCAGGTGTAG
- the LOC113298429 gene encoding SNF1-related protein kinase regulatory subunit gamma-1-like, which translates to MDRQDSWTDSPRSGRGISTPRSPEAKLGLRVEDLWDIQQPQLSPSEKLNSCFESIPVSSFPINPSFQVIEINSDSSLADAVQILSRHKLLSAIVRNVEAPEDASWIDRYNGIVELQGIVVWLLHQSEVTALKMRPTAMAGANGENGSSAPEAVASMGGSFFETLTSSDFYKTTKVQDISGSFRWAPFLALQKSDTFLTMLLLLSKYKMKSLPVVDLGEGNIDNIITQSSVVHMLAECVGLHWFESWGTKKLKDLGLPIMKPHKLIKVYEDEPVLKAFKLMREKRIGGLPVVECNGQKAIGNISVRDVQFLLAAPEIYKDYRSITTKSFLTAVRNHLKEQQEASPMLRGMITCRKDDTIKDVILKLDSEKIHRIYVVDADENLEGVISLRDIISKLVHEPRNYFGDFFDGVVPLPRNSSSV; encoded by the exons ATGGATAGACAGGATAGTTGGACAGATAGTCCAAGGAGTGGTCGTGGTATAAGTACTCCAAGAAGTCCAGAAGCAAAATTAGGATTAAGAGTAGAAGATTTATGGGATATACAACAACCTCAACTCAGTCCTTCCGAGAAACTCAATTCTTGTTTCGAAAGTATTCCTGTTTCTTCTTTTCCTATCAATCCTTCTTTTCAAG TGATCGAGATAAATTCTGATTCGAGTCTGGCTGATGCTGTTCAAATATTGTCCAGGCACAAACTTTTGAGTGCAATTGTGAGGAATGTTGAGGCACCAGAAGATGCCAGCTGGATTGACAGATACAATGGCATTGTAGAGTTGCAAGGAATCGTTGTATGGCTTTTGCATCAG TCTGAAGTCACAGCTCTAAAGATGAGGCCTACAGCCATGGCAGGAGCAAATGGTGAAAATGGTAGTTCAGCCCCTGAAGCTGTTGCTTCAATGGGTGGAAGCTTTTTCGAGACTCTAACTTCTTCCGATTTTTATAAGACTACAAAG GTTCAAGACATTTCAGGGTCTTTCCGTTGGGCTCCATTTCTTGCGTTGCAGAAATCTGACACCTTCTTAACCATGCTTTTGCTGCTATCCAAATACAAAATGAAGAGCCTACCAGTGGTTGATCTGGGTGAAGGAAATATCGATAACATTATCACACAATCTTCTGTGGTGCATATGCTGGCGGAATGTGTTGGACTTCATTGGTTTGAGAGCTGGGGAACGAAGAAGCTTAAAGATCTTGGTCTTCCGATCATGAAGCCCCATAAATTGATTAAG GTGTACGAGGATGAGCCTGTTCTCAAGGCGTTTAAACTGATGAGAGAAAAGAGGATTGGAGGGCTCCCAGTGGTTGAATGCAACGGACAAAAGGCAATAGGAAATATAAGTGTACGAGATGTTCAGTTTCTCCTTGCTGCCCCAGAAATTTATAAAGATTACAG ATCCATCACCACGAAGAGCTTCTTGACAGCCGTTAGAAACCATCTAAAGGAGCAGCAAGAGGCGTCACCAATGTTGCGGGGCATGATTACGTGCAGGAAAGATGATACTATCAAAGACGTAATTCTGAAACTCGACTCAGAAAAGATACATAGAATCTACGTAGTAGATGCGGATGAAAATCTGGAAGGAGTGATTTCACTGAGAGACATAATATCCAAGCTAGTGCACGAGCCTCGTAATTACTTTGGAGATTTCTTTGATGGGGTTGTTCCTTTACCTCGGAACAGCAGCAGTGTTTGA